The following nucleotide sequence is from Nocardioides eburneiflavus.
AAGAAGATCCCGGGCAGCGTCTCGAACCCGTCGCTGGGGTTGTCGACGAGCCGCGAGCCCCGGATCGTCATCGTGCCGGAGCGGTCGTTGGAGACGAAGAAGATCGCGCCGCCGCCCTCGCGGGCGCGGTTGCCGGTGATCTCGGAGTCCTCCACGGTGAGGTGGATGTCGTTCCCGTCGACGTAGATCGCGCCGCCGGAACCGCCGCCGGGCGTGCCGGGCCGCGCGGGGTTGGCGCCGCGTCCGATCGCGCGGTTGCCGGCGAAGGTCGAGCCGGTGATCCGCCACGAGACGCCGATGCTGCTGAGCGCCGAGCCGTTGCTGCAGCGCCCGCCGGTGAAGGTGGAGCGGCGTACGACGACAGGCCGGTCGCGGTGCTGGTCGAGCACCCGGACCGCTGCCCCGCCGACGTCGGGACCCGTACGGTCGCAGCGGTTGTCGGCGAACGTCGAGCCGACGATCCGCAGGCGGCCGCCGCGCACGAAGATCGCGCCGCCGCCCCCGCCGTCGACCCGCTCGCCGGTGCTGTTGCCGCGGACGAAGCCCATCCGCTTGACCACCAGCCGCGGCTCGGCCTGGTCGTTGCAGTGCGACGTGGTCCAGGTCTGCGCCCGGTCGCAGGTGTTCATGTAGAGGATCCGCCGCTCACCCTGCCCGCTCAGGGTGACGAGCCCGCCGCCGTCGAGGACGACGCGGCTCGAGGTGTTGACGACCTTCGCGGTCCTCGTCATCGCGACCGTGACCGGTGCCGGTCCGCAGGAGAAGGTGATGGTGCCACCCCGCGCCACCGCCCGTACGACCGCGCGCGAGGTGCAGGACGCGGGGGTTCCCGTCCCGACCACGGTTCCCGTCGCCCGCTCCGCCGTCGCTGGTTGAGCAGGTCGCGCAGCGACCGTGTCGAAACCCTCCGCACCACCCGCCCCCGCCGGAGCAGCCGACACCCCCATCACGACGAGCACCGCCGCGGCGAGGACGCCGGCGCGCATCAGAGCGCCTTCTCGATGTCCTTGCTGAGCTTCTCGGGCTCGATCGTCGGCGCGTACCGGTCGATGACCTGGCCGTCGCGACCGACGAGGAACTTGGTGAAGTTCCACTTGATCTTGCTGCCGAGCATCCCGCCTCTGGAGTCCTTGAGCCACTCGAAGAGCGGGTGCGCCTGGTCGCCGTTGACGTCGACCTTGGAGAACAGCGGGAAGGTCACGCCGAAGTTGCGCTCGCAGAAGTCCGAGATCTCCGCCTCGCTGCCGGGCTCCTGGTTGCCGAACTGGTCGCACGGGAAGCCGAGCACCACCAGGCCTTGGTCGGCGTAGGTGTCGTGGAGCTCCTGGAGACCCTTGTACTGGCCGGTGAAGCCGCACTGCGAGGCGGTGTTGACGACCAGCACGACCTTGCCGTCGTACTGCGAGAGGTCGGTGTCGGTGCCGTCGATCGCCGTTGCCGAGAATTCGGAGAGAGTGGTCATGGCGCAGATTCTGCCAGCGGGGACGTCACGCCTCGTCCCACCGGCCGTGGCGCACCCACTCCCCGAACGGCTTGCGCACGCGGTCGCGGTGGTCGCGGGCGGCGGTCCGCTCGTCCACGTCGGCCGGGTCGCCCGGCACCCCGACCGCGATGCCGGTGAGCAGCTGGTGGGTGGCAGGTACGCCGAGGGCGTCGGCCAGCGCGTCGTGGTCGAAGCCGGCGAACTGGTGGGCGTGCAGGCCCATCGCCCTCGCCTGGAGGGTGAGGTGGGCCGCGGCCTGGCCCACGTCGTACAGGGCGTAGTCGCTGAAGGCCGGCGCGTCCGCCTCGTCGCCGGAGCGCACGTGCGCGGCGGTGACGAAGACGACCGAGGCGCGCGGCACCCAGCCGGAGTTGCCGCGGCTCAGCGTCGCGACCAGCCGGTCGTGGTTGGCCGTGCCCGGCACGCAGACGAAGACCAGCCACGGCTGGCTGTTGCCCGCGCTCGGCGCCCACTGGGCGGCACGCAGCAGGGTCTCGACCTCGGCGTCGCCCAGGCGGTGCGCGTCGTCGTACACGCTCGCGCTCCACCGCGACCGCATCGGCTCGGCGAGGTGCTCGGCGGAGGGCTGCGGTGCTTGCGGGCTCACGCAGGGCAGTATCGCCGGGCCCCCTCGAGCGTGGAGCGGCCGGGCGGTTCGGCGACCGTCCACCGCTCCAGACCACTGAACCTCCGTCGCCGCCGACCCAACCCACAGGGGGTCGATGTGGCGTTCCAGTCATGGAGACACATCTGCGGAGGAGGGGCCCATGGCGTGGAGGAGCGCACTGCGGTCGGCGACGACCTGGTCGAGCACCACGTCGACCTCGTGCTCGACCCTCGGCTGCAGGAGGGCACGCGGTTGCGCGGTCTCGCGCGCGGCGTACCTGCTCGCTGTGGCGGCGTCCCTGCTCCTGGGCGGCTGTGGGGCCGACCGTGACACCCAGCCTGCTCCGGCGCGCGCCACCCCACCGGCGCTGGGGTCCTCGAGCCAGCCGACCAGCGCCGCCCCGACGGGGGTGCCCGAGCTCGAGGACGGTCCCGTGACCCCGGGGCGCTACCGGATGGCGGTGCTGAACACCTGTGACCTGGACTGCCCAGCGGACGAGAAACCGGCCCTGCCGACCCTGGAGGTGACCGTTCCCGCGGGCTGGACCGCCGCGACGGAGCTCGTCTCCCTCTTCCCGGCCGCGGGCCGGGACACCTCGAGTCCCAGCGATCCGGCCCTCGTGCTGGGTTGGACCAACTGGTGGGTGGGCCTGAACTCGCAGCCCTGCTCCCAAGTCTCGCACCAGGAGACCGACACCCCGATCGGCCCGTCGGTCGACGACTTCGTCGACGCCGTGACGGCGCACCCGCTGATCGACAGCGGCGAGCCCTCGCCCGTCAGGCTCGGGAAGCACCGCGGCACCTTCTTCTCACTGCTCGGACCGGAGGACCTGAACGATTGCGAGGAGTGGCGCCCCTGGGAGCCCTCGCCCTACGCGCAGGGTCCGTCGAACCGGTGGGACCTCTGGGTCATGGACGTCGACGGCGTTCGCGTGGTCGTCATGACCCAGTACTTCCCGGAGACACCGACGGACATCGAGGCCGAGCTGCGTGCCATGGCCCGGTCCGTCCGGTTCACACGGTGACGAAGCCAGGAGGAGCCATGCACCGAGCAGCCACATCCATCGTCGTCAGCGTCCTGATCGTTGCCCTCGCTGGGTGCACCGACTCCGCGCCCCGCACCGCGCCCACGGACTCGCCGACCGACTCGTCCGCGACGAGTGAGCCGAGCACGACGGTGACGGCCGATCCTTCGCCGAGCACGGTGATCACCGGGGACGTGCCGTTCCCGATGGACGCCACCATCGCGGAGCTGCAACGTGCCATGCGGAACGGTCGGGTCAGCTCGGTCGACCTGGTCGACCACTTCCTCGCGCGGATCGAGGCATACGACGACGACGGACCCCAGCTGAACGCCCTGATCTCGATCAACCCACGGGCGCGCGCCGAGGCCGTGGCGCTCGACTCCGAGCGCGCCGCCTCGGGGCCACGCGGGCCGCTGCACGGCATCCCCCTGGTGGTGAAGGACAACATCGACACCGTCGAGATGCCGACGACGTCCGGCAGCCCCGTCCTCGAGCACTTCCGGCCGGCCCGGGACGCCTTCCAGGTCCGCAAGCTGCGCGAGGCGGGCGCGATCATCCTCGCCAAGACGAACCTCGCCGAGCTGACCCAGAGCTCCAACTCCTACTCGACGCTCGGCGGCCAGACCCTGAGCCCGTACGACACCAGCCGGGAGCCCGGCGGATCGAGCGGCGGCACCGCGGTCGCGGTGGCGGCGAACTTCGCCGCGGCGGGTCTCGGGCAGGACACCTGCGGGTCCGTCCGCCACCCCGCGGGCCTGAACAACGTCTACGGCCTGCGCCCGACGCACGGCCTGTCGTCGCGTGCAGGGGCGCTTCCCTTCTCGACATCCCTCGACGAGCTGGGTCCGATGGCGCGCACCGTGGGGGACCTGGCGATCCTCGTCGACATCACCGCCGGCGAGGACCCCGAGGACCCGGCGACCGTGCCCACGACGACGTCCCTCGTCGACGCGCTCGACCCGGCAGGACTGGAGGGTCGGCGGGTCGGCATCCTCGAGTTCGACTACCGCACCGAGTTGGACGGCGTCCTTCAGGACGCGCTCGACGTGATGGTCGCCCACGGCGCGGAGCTGGTCCCCATCACGCTGCCCGAGCCGGCCCAGGACATGGATCCGCTGCTGGAGGAGTTCCCGTCGAGCCTTGCCGACTACCTGGCGAAGGAGCCCACCGCGCCCCGAGGGGCGTGGACCCGGCTCGTGGGCGACCCAGGGGCCAGTCGCGAGAAGCCCACCACCCGGGCCTACCGGAAGGCGGTCGCCGGCCGGATGGGGTATCGACGGGACCTCGAGGCGGTCATGGACCGGCACCGGGTCGACGCTGTCGCCTACCCCGTCAGCGCGACGACCGCGAGTGTCATCGTGAGGCCCGACCAGGATGACGACTCCGGGCACTTCGCCTGCGGTCCCGCGACCATCGCGGGCCTGCCGGCGCTGGCGATGCCGGCCGGCTTCGCGTCCGACGGCCTGCCGGTCGGCCTGGAGCTGCTCGGTCGCGCGTTCGACGAGGCCACGCTGATCTCGATCGCGTCCGGCTTCGAGGCGCACACCGACCACCGCGGGCTGCCGGCCGCGGTGCCGCCACTGTCCCCCGCAGGCTGAGGACGCTGCGCGAGGGGAGCTCGCCCCCCGGACCTGTGCGGCCGACGGCCTCACTCGTCGAGGGCGTCCAGCTCCGCCAGCGCCGACTCCCACCGCTCCCTCCGCTCGGCTTCGGTCTGCTCCCACCACGGCGTGCCCCGCTCGCCGAGGCCGACCTTGGCCAGCTGGGTCCGGTGCCGGGTCGCCTCCAGCTCGGCGTCGGAGGCCGCGGTGCGTACGCCCGACCGGCCGCGTCCGAGGTGGGACTTCAGCCGCGCAAGGGCGTCGGGCGGGATCGCCGGGTCCGTGCGCCGCCAGCGCCGGCCGTCGACCACCAGCCATCGCACGTCCTCCGTCGGGGAGTCGCTCGCCTCGGCCACCCCTCGATCATGCGCCAACAGCCCCGCACCACGGGCCGGGGTGGTCTGGTCAGCCCAACCTCCAGCGACGGCGCCCGGGTTCAGACTGTGTGACAAGTCCTGCGAGGAGGTAGCCATGAGGTGGACGGCCGATCTCAGGAGGTCCGCGGTGCCGGCCTGGGCGACGCTGGTCGCCGCGGCGTTGCTGGCCGGTTGTGCGAGTGACGACGTCTCCTCGGACACCGCGGATACACCGGCGACCAGCGGGGAAGGGTCGCCGGCACCGACCGGCGCGGTCCCGCTCCCGGACGGCCCGCTCGACCCGGGGCGCTACGAGTTCGTCGTGAGCGTGGACTGCGAAGGAGTGGAGGACGACCCGATCGCCTGCCCCGCCGGCGTACCGGCTCCGCCGCCGATCGCCCTCGAGGTGACCGTGCCGGAGGGGTGGGCGCGCATGGCCGGCTTCCCGGTGATCACTCCCACCACCACAGGCACCGAGGATGCTGCTCTCGTCCTGGGCTGGACGAGCAACACCGTCGGTGTGCAGACCGACCCGTGCCTGTCGACGTCCCACCAGCTCCCCGACGTCGCGGTCGGGCCCGGGGTGGACGACTTCGTCGACGCGGTCACCGCCCAGGAGTGGTACCGCGGCCCAGCTCCGGTGGACACGGAGGTCGGCGGTGCGCGTGGGCGCTACTTCACGGTCCGGGCACCGGCCGACCTCGGCCGCTGCCACGAGTGGCGCCCGTGGGACCCCGGCTTCTTCGCCCAGGGTCCCAGCAACACCTGGGAGGTGTGGGTCCTCGACGTCGACGGCCACCGCGTGGTGGTCGTGACCGAGTACTTCCCCGACACCTCGCCGGGCACCGTCTCCCAGCTCACCCGGATGGTGGAGTCCATCAGCTTCCCCGGGGCGTGACGTCGCAACTGACCGCCACGAGATGCGCGAAGGCCCCGGACGGTGTCCGGGGCCTTCGAGGTGGTGCGCGAGGGGGGAGTTGAACCCCCACGTCCTTTCGGACACACGGACCTGAACCGTGCGCGTCTGCCTATTCCGCCACTCGCGCCAGAAGCGGGCTCAGGCTACCCCACGCCCGACGCGCCCTCCCAATCGCCCGGTCGCCCTCACCCCGACGACGGGGCGGCACCCGCGCGCACGGACCGGCGGCCGGTACGCTCGGCGGCACCGGCCGGGCGGTCTGTGCAGCCTGCCCACCACGACGGTGCGACCCCAGCGCGACGAGAGGAGGCCTGACGATGAACCCGCTGCAGCGATTCGAGCACCGGCTGGAGACCGTCATCTCCGGCGTCTTCGCCCGCGCGTTCCGCAGCGCCGTGCAACCCGTCGAGATCGCCGCGGCCCTCCAGCGCGAGTGCGACAACAACGCCCAGGTGCTCAGCCGCCAGCGCCGGCTGGTGCCCAACGACTTCCACGTCGAGCTGTCCAGCACCGACCTCGACCGCATCGTCGGCCTCGGCCGCGCGCTCGAGCAGGACCTCGTCGACCAGCTCCAGGACCACGCCGACGCCCAGGGCTACGTCTTCACCGGTCCGGTCAGCATCGCGTTCGAGTCGGCCGACGACCTCACCACCGGTCGATTCCGGATCCGCTCCAAGGCGCAGGCGAGCGTGACCGACAACGACCAGCGCACCCGTACGCGCTCCTCCCACGCCACGCTCGAGGTCAACGGCACCCGCCACCCGCTCCGGCCACCGGGCCTGGTGATCGGCCGCGGCACCGAGGCCGACCTGCGGATCAACGACCCCGGCGTCAGCCGGCGTCACCTCGAGCTCGAGGTCAGCATCGACGGCGTCGAGGCGGTCGACCTCGGCTCCACCAACGGCATCCTGGTCGACGGCACCAAGGTGCCCCGCGCGCGGCTGCGCGACGGGTCGACCATCAAGATCGGCCACACCGAGATGACGGTGCGCATCGACGGCGGACGCGACGAGGCCGGGGGCTGGAATGTCTGAGCTCACCCTGTTCCTGATCCGGGTGGCCTTCCTGGCCATCCTCTGGATCTTCGTGCTGTCAGCGATCTCGGTGATCCGCTCCGACATGTTCGGCGCGCGGGTCCCCGAGACCGCCCGCGGCGGCGCCCCGGCACCGACCGGTCGCAAGGCCAACGCCAAGCCCCGCAAGCCCCGGCGCGGCGCGCCCACCCACCTGCTGGTGGTCGAGGGCGCCGAGGCCGGCACCCGCGCCGAGCTCGCCGACGCCCCGCTCCTGATCGGCCGTGGCAGCGACGCGGCGATCAAGCTCGACGACGACTACGTCTCCACCCGGCACGCGCGGGTCGCGGCCAGCGGGGACGAGTGGTTCGTGGAGGACCTCGGCTCCACCAACGGCACCTACGTCGGCCCGGTTCGCATCACCCAGCCCACCACCATCGGCCTCGGCGTCCAGGTCCGCGTCGGCAAGACCATCCTGGAGCTGCGGAAGTGATGTACCTCCACTACTCCGCGATCTCCGACGTCGGTCGGGTGCGCCGCGAGAACCAGGACAGCGGCTACGCCGGACCCTGGCTGCTCACGGTGTGCGACGGCGTCGGCGGCGCCGTGCGCGGCGACCTCGCCTCGAGCACCGCCGTGCAGGCGCTGCGCAAGCTCGACCAGGAGCCCGACGACGACATCCTCGGCCAGGTCGCGGGCGCCGTGCACCGCGCCGACGACCGCATCGCCGAGCTCGTCGAGGAGGACCCCGACCTCAACGGCACGTCCACCACGGCGACGGTCGCGCTCTTCGACGGCACCCGCTTCGGCATCGGCCACATCGGCGACAGCCGGGCCTACCTCTACCGTCGCGGCGAGCTGCGCCAGCTCACCCACGACCACACCTTCGTCCAGTCGCTGATAGACGAGGGCCGCATCACCGAGGAGCAGTCGCGGACCCACCCGCACCGCAACCTCATCCTCAAGGCCCTCGACGGCGTACGCCACGAGGAGCCCGACCTCTTCGAGTTCCCCGCCGAGGCCGGCGACCGCGTCTTCGTGTGCAGCGACGGCGCGTGCGGCACCCTCAGCCACGAGCAGATGGCCGACATCCTCTCCAGCGGCACTCCCGACTTCGCCGCCGTCGAGCTCGTACGCGCGAGCCTCGAGGCCGGCAGCACCGACAACGTCACCTGCATCGTCGCCGACGTCTCCGACGAGGCGCCGCCCGAGGACCTGCAGCCGCTGCTCGTGGGCGCGGCCGCCGACCTGCCGCGGCGGATGCCGCTCGGCGGCGGGGTGGGCGGCGCTGTCGGCGGGCTGTTCCGCGGCCACCGCTCCGGCGACACCGGCGAGCTCCCCGCGGTGCCCGACGACGTCCCGCCCGGCGCCTACGTCGCCGACCCGATCGACCCCGAGACCGCCCGCTACGCCCCGCGCGAGCCGGGCCGCCACCCGGTGCTGCGCCGGCTGCTGATCGCGGCGGTGCTGCTCGGGCTGGCGTGGGTGGTCCTCGCCGCGGGCTGGTCGTGGAGCCAGCAGCAGTTCTACGTCGGCGAGCACGAGGGCCGGGTCGCGATCTTCCGCGGTGTCGACGCCGACCTCCCCGGCATCTCCCTCTCCCACCCCTACGAGACCACCGACGTCGACCTCGACCGGCTCAGCGACATCGACGCCGAGGCCGTCCGCGAGGGCATCGAGGCCGGCGACCTCGACGAGGCCCGCGTGACCGTCGACCTCTACGCCGGCCGCCAGGACGTCAGCTCAGAGTGACGGGGGCGAGACGATGAGTCAGACCGGGTCCCTGATGGGCTTCGTGCACCGGCGGCGCCGGGGCGCGGAGCTGTTCCTGCTCGTGCTCGCCCTGATGGTCGGCATCGGCGCCTACGCCGCCGTCGGGCTCGGGGTCGAGGGTGTGGTGCCCGCCGACCTCGTCGGCTACGGCGGGTGGCTGACCGCCCTCATCGTCGCCGCGCACGTCACGGTCCGCCTCGTGGCGCCGTACGCCGACCCGGTCCTGCTGCCCCTCGTGGCGGCCCTCAACGGCCTGGGGCTCGCGGTGCTGCGGCGCCTGGACCTCACCTACGAGGCGAAGGGCTTCGACCAGCACACCTTCGCC
It contains:
- a CDS encoding right-handed parallel beta-helix repeat-containing protein, with product MRAGVLAAAVLVVMGVSAAPAGAGGAEGFDTVAARPAQPATAERATGTVVGTGTPASCTSRAVVRAVARGGTITFSCGPAPVTVAMTRTAKVVNTSSRVVLDGGGLVTLSGQGERRILYMNTCDRAQTWTTSHCNDQAEPRLVVKRMGFVRGNSTGERVDGGGGGAIFVRGGRLRIVGSTFADNRCDRTGPDVGGAAVRVLDQHRDRPVVVRRSTFTGGRCSNGSALSSIGVSWRITGSTFAGNRAIGRGANPARPGTPGGGSGGAIYVDGNDIHLTVEDSEITGNRAREGGGAIFFVSNDRSGTMTIRGSRLVDNPSDGFETLPGIFFLGASRTITDSVVR
- a CDS encoding glutathione peroxidase: MTTLSEFSATAIDGTDTDLSQYDGKVVLVVNTASQCGFTGQYKGLQELHDTYADQGLVVLGFPCDQFGNQEPGSEAEISDFCERNFGVTFPLFSKVDVNGDQAHPLFEWLKDSRGGMLGSKIKWNFTKFLVGRDGQVIDRYAPTIEPEKLSKDIEKAL
- a CDS encoding nitroreductase family protein: MSPQAPQPSAEHLAEPMRSRWSASVYDDAHRLGDAEVETLLRAAQWAPSAGNSQPWLVFVCVPGTANHDRLVATLSRGNSGWVPRASVVFVTAAHVRSGDEADAPAFSDYALYDVGQAAAHLTLQARAMGLHAHQFAGFDHDALADALGVPATHQLLTGIAVGVPGDPADVDERTAARDHRDRVRKPFGEWVRHGRWDEA
- a CDS encoding amidase, with the translated sequence MHRAATSIVVSVLIVALAGCTDSAPRTAPTDSPTDSSATSEPSTTVTADPSPSTVITGDVPFPMDATIAELQRAMRNGRVSSVDLVDHFLARIEAYDDDGPQLNALISINPRARAEAVALDSERAASGPRGPLHGIPLVVKDNIDTVEMPTTSGSPVLEHFRPARDAFQVRKLREAGAIILAKTNLAELTQSSNSYSTLGGQTLSPYDTSREPGGSSGGTAVAVAANFAAAGLGQDTCGSVRHPAGLNNVYGLRPTHGLSSRAGALPFSTSLDELGPMARTVGDLAILVDITAGEDPEDPATVPTTTSLVDALDPAGLEGRRVGILEFDYRTELDGVLQDALDVMVAHGAELVPITLPEPAQDMDPLLEEFPSSLADYLAKEPTAPRGAWTRLVGDPGASREKPTTRAYRKAVAGRMGYRRDLEAVMDRHRVDAVAYPVSATTASVIVRPDQDDDSGHFACGPATIAGLPALAMPAGFASDGLPVGLELLGRAFDEATLISIASGFEAHTDHRGLPAAVPPLSPAG
- a CDS encoding biopolymer transporter Tol — its product is MAEASDSPTEDVRWLVVDGRRWRRTDPAIPPDALARLKSHLGRGRSGVRTAASDAELEATRHRTQLAKVGLGERGTPWWEQTEAERRERWESALAELDALDE
- a CDS encoding FhaA domain-containing protein; the encoded protein is MNPLQRFEHRLETVISGVFARAFRSAVQPVEIAAALQRECDNNAQVLSRQRRLVPNDFHVELSSTDLDRIVGLGRALEQDLVDQLQDHADAQGYVFTGPVSIAFESADDLTTGRFRIRSKAQASVTDNDQRTRTRSSHATLEVNGTRHPLRPPGLVIGRGTEADLRINDPGVSRRHLELEVSIDGVEAVDLGSTNGILVDGTKVPRARLRDGSTIKIGHTEMTVRIDGGRDEAGGWNV
- a CDS encoding FHA domain-containing protein FhaB/FipA; this translates as MSELTLFLIRVAFLAILWIFVLSAISVIRSDMFGARVPETARGGAPAPTGRKANAKPRKPRRGAPTHLLVVEGAEAGTRAELADAPLLIGRGSDAAIKLDDDYVSTRHARVAASGDEWFVEDLGSTNGTYVGPVRITQPTTIGLGVQVRVGKTILELRK
- a CDS encoding PP2C family protein-serine/threonine phosphatase, with protein sequence MYLHYSAISDVGRVRRENQDSGYAGPWLLTVCDGVGGAVRGDLASSTAVQALRKLDQEPDDDILGQVAGAVHRADDRIAELVEEDPDLNGTSTTATVALFDGTRFGIGHIGDSRAYLYRRGELRQLTHDHTFVQSLIDEGRITEEQSRTHPHRNLILKALDGVRHEEPDLFEFPAEAGDRVFVCSDGACGTLSHEQMADILSSGTPDFAAVELVRASLEAGSTDNVTCIVADVSDEAPPEDLQPLLVGAAADLPRRMPLGGGVGGAVGGLFRGHRSGDTGELPAVPDDVPPGAYVADPIDPETARYAPREPGRHPVLRRLLIAAVLLGLAWVVLAAGWSWSQQQFYVGEHEGRVAIFRGVDADLPGISLSHPYETTDVDLDRLSDIDAEAVREGIEAGDLDEARVTVDLYAGRQDVSSE